In the genome of Microtus ochrogaster isolate Prairie Vole_2 chromosome 14 unlocalized genomic scaffold, MicOch1.0 chr14_random_1, whole genome shotgun sequence, the window ttcctttgcttttgctACCACAAATACCATTAAAATTTCAggcacatgattttttttcatattgtgaACAATTCCCTGAAGTGGAAAGAGTGGATTGCAGGGTTGTTTGTATCAGATGTTTTCAGGGGTGCATTGGTTTCCCATCTCCCACCAAAGGCTATTTTCTGTAAGAAGCAGCAGCAAAGCGGGTACTAAGATGAACACACAGAGCAGatagggaagagaggggagaaaaaacaCAGAGTGCCAGCAAAGAGGAAAATTACCAGATACCACCATTTTTCTAGATGATTTTCTCTCAGAAAAGTCATGTGTGATCCTCATAGGTGACCCAGAGGAGCAAGCATATAGCAAAGGTACGGATCCATATTCTATTTCCACTGCTACCAGAGTAATCAAAATTTCCTCCAGTTTTCAGAATATTTGCACTCTTGAGcggggcagtggtagcacatgcctttaatcccagctctcgggaggcagaggcaggcagatggctgtgagtttgaggccagcctggtctacaagagctagttccagaacaggctccaaaagctacagagaaaccctgtctcgaaaaacaaacaaacaaaagaacatttgaaaCACTCTGTTCATCCATacatttagagacagagtcttgttttgtagcccatgctggcctaaATCTCTAGgtctctttcctcagcctcctgaaagctgggattaatACTTAGACACTTTGGAATAAATCAATCCATTTTACATAATTTTGGGATTTAGACTAGCTGACAGTTTCCACTGCCCGTGAGCTCACACCAGTTCCTTCAAGTGGAAGACCTTCTGCTGTTTCCCCTCCCAGTGAGAGATGCCCAGAGGGGCAGCATCTTGCTGCTAAGCTCTGTCTCCCCTCCAGCCTACAGTTTGGGGTGGCAGAGGCCACACCGCCAGGTGCAGCAAGGGCGGGATGCTGGGAAGACCCGCCTGCGGTGGCTCTTGCAGGGTTCAGGACAGAGAGGAACTGCCAGGGAGACAGCTGGTTCCCGGTGCCCACATTGGTGCCAGGGCCCAAACACACTACCAGGCCAGATGAAAGGCGAGAAGGCTGCAGCTGCCCTCAATCCTCTGTGTTCTCTTTAATCAACATCCCCCCAAACCTCGGTGCCTACACATATTAGCCGCTGCTGCAAGACCCCAAGCCCAGGAAAATGAAACCCATAACCTTGGGATAAAAAGTGGCCTGGCATTCTCTTTATGGCCTTGCACCACAGGTGCTGGCAGTCATCCTCAAAGTGACCGCTCTGTCCAAGGTTGTTCCGTTTTGGCTTTTCCTCAAACCCGCCTGAACTCAGGGGTCCCATTTTGGGCCCATGGTGTAGCCCTCACGTGAGGTGTTGGAGCTTACACCACCCAGTCTGACTCAACTGCAGCCTTGGCAAAATCCCTTACCACCCCgtgactcagtttctccaacTGCTCACATGGGCAATAACATGAGGCACCAGAGTGGAATGCGGAGGGGGCCAGAGACGGCTTCTCTGCAGTGCGTGTTTTCAGGCGAGGCCCCAGAGGCTAGAGTTTGTGCCTCCCAGAGCGTTCTTTCTGAGCGTGCCCTGCACTGGACACCGCTTTGGATGCCAATGATTCTGCAAAGTGCACAGGCTGGACTGCGGGGGAGGCACTGTCCGGGTCATTGAGGGCCTCCCTGGGAGACGGCGGGTGCCCGCGATGGTTCCAGGCCCGTTCCCAGTGCCCGCAGCCTGACGCAATCCGACGCGCCCTTGCTGCATGCGGGTGCTGGGGAAACCTTCCCCGCCGTTGCATCACTCCAGCCAGGTCTGCCACGGAGGAGGAGCCGAACCAATCAGCACGCTCGCAGGGCCGGGGGCGGGCGGCTCTGGTACCCACTTGGAGGGCGGCGCGGTTAACcgagaaacaaaagccaaacatgATTGGCCAAAAGGGGATTTGCCCCGCCCCAATCACCGAGACAGCTGGAGGCAGCTGGAGGTCCCTCCCGGCCGAAGGGTTTAAAGAGCGCCCCTGGGGGTGCCACTCAGCTGGAGCGTCCGATCGGTGCCAGGCCAGGTGTACGCGTCCGTCGGTCTTTCCGTGCCCGTGCCGGAGACCAGCCCCGGAGGCCGCCTGGGCCCGTCCCTGCGCCCGGCACCATGAAGCAGGAGTCCGCAGCCCAGGGCACCCCGCCTCCCTCACTGTCGCCTGCACCATCCTCGCAGCCCTCCTGGGAGGATGGCGACCCCCAAGCCCTGTGGATTTTCGGGTACGGCTCCCTAGTGTGGAAGCCAGATTTTGCCTACAGCGACAGCCGCGTGGGCTTTGTACGTGGCTACAGCCGCCGGTTCTGGCAGGGAGACACCTTCCATAGGGGCAGCGACAAGATGGTGAGCATCCATCCTACTATGACTGGAGGAGTGAGGTGGGGTCGGCAGGAAAGTGGGCACCCATGTTCTGTAATGTCAGGGACTTTGGGCTAACTGAAGGAGATGTGTAAGCCTGGTTTGTGGTTTAAATTTTTGTGCctggggtgtttgtgtgtgagcttGGCGTTTGCACCTGTGGATTCTTGTGTTGATTACCAGTCCGGCCACCCGCTGTTTGCTTCTTCTGCACCTGCCCAGCACTCCCTGTCCTTGTCACTGGATGAATGGCCCCCGCTGAGGTTCCGGGGTTTGGGCCggcacttttttttattgaggtctacatttttctctgctccccttcccttcatccctctcccaaggttcccatgctcccaatttactcaggagatcttgtccttttctacttcccagttAGATTAGATCCACAGATGTCTCTCATATGGTCCTTATTgtaacctaggttctctgggattgtgatttgtaggctggttttcttgggCCGGCACTTTTGGCTGTTGACAAATgtaattatttcttcttcctctgcttcctcctcgtcttcctcttcctcctctttcttgccTACTTCTTGCTATGTAGCTTCAAACTTATGGCAAACCCCCTCCCTCTCAAGGCTCTGGAGCACATCATAGGCTCAAGTCACAACAGGATTAAAgctcaggggtgtgtgtgtgtgtgtgtgtgtgtgtgtatgtgtgcacacacagcgcATGTAGGTGCACTTCTGGAGACTGGACCTGAGGCTTGAGCATGGTATGCAAACACCCTGCCACAAAGGTCCCTTTTTGGAGTGCTAATACCTAATTTGTCTCTTTTCAAAATCTTGCTTCCCTTTCTAGCCTGGCCGAGTGGTGACCCTCCTTGAAGATCGTGAGGTAAGTGAGCAGTCAAGAGGGGAGTCCTGGGATCCGATATGCAAGGGTGCAGAAGGTCACTTGTGGGTTAGTGGAAGTGGAGCCTAACTCGGTGCTTCTTGGAGAATCACCTGAGGATCTTATTAAGATGGAGgcctgagccaggcagtggtggcgcacgcctttaatcccagcacttgggaggcagaggcaggaggatttcagtgagttcgaggccagcctggtctacaaagtgagttctaggacaaccagagctgttgcacagaaaaaccctgtctcacccccccccacacacacacctgaaaaaaTCTGCAAGCCTGAATTTAGGCGCAGAGTGGCATAAATTCATTAGTTCCTGGGGTGAACGATACACATAGGCCTGCTGGTCAGCTGGGGCAAGGCCACTGATGTCAACCCTTAAGAAAGGTGAaataggggactggagagatggctcagcagctaagagccctggctgctcttctagaggtccagagtttaattcccagcaaccaaatggtggctcacacccatctgtggtgggatctgatgtcctcccCTCACATCAAGTtttacatgcagatagagcattcattttcataaaataagtcaataaatctTAGTGAAAAGCAAGAAAGGTGAaatagccaggcatggaggctcttgcctataatcccagcacccaggaagcagaggcaggtggttatctatgagttcaaagttACTTTTGGCTACATAGTTAGTACAAGGCCAGCCTatatgagactttgtctcaaaaaaaaaattggagggaGGATACTGCTTCTGGGTACCTCAGCTGCAGCCaaccactttatttatttttttaatttcatggagaagtggctcagtagttagaagcacttcctgcttttccaaaggacctggatttggttcccagcacctatacggTTGctcacaatctgtaactccagttccagggaatcttctggcctctgaggtcaccaggcacacatatggctCACAaacctacatgcaggcaaaatactcatacacataattttaaaaattgtttatctgCATGCGTGCTCATATGCACCTGCTTAGGTCACCTGTGGAGGTAAATCCTTTCATTTCACCATGTACGTCCCAGGACTGAATTTAGGTTGCATGATAGCAAGCTCCTTAccccttgagccatctccccactctcCCATCTCATTTATAGAGCCCAGTGTGGAGCGTGTCTTGGGTAACATTCTGGAGTGAAGGAGGGACCAAGCAGTGGACAGTGTGACTGACTGGAAGTGTCTCTGCTTTCTCCTAGGGCTGCACTTGGGGCGTGGCATACGAGGTTCGAGGGGAGCAGGTAAAGGAGGCCCTGAAGTACTTGAACGTAAGGGAAGCGGTACTTGGAGGCTACGATACTAAGGAAGTCACCTTCTATCCTCAAGACACCCC includes:
- the Chac1 gene encoding glutathione-specific gamma-glutamylcyclotransferase 1, which encodes MKQESAAQGTPPPSLSPAPSSQPSWEDGDPQALWIFGYGSLVWKPDFAYSDSRVGFVRGYSRRFWQGDTFHRGSDKMPGRVVTLLEDREGCTWGVAYEVRGEQVKEALKYLNVREAVLGGYDTKEVTFYPQDTPDQPLTALAYVATPQNPGYLGPAPEEVIATQILSCRGFSGHNLEYLLRLADFMQLCGPQAQDAHLEAIVDAVGTMLPCSYLTEQALALV